The Desulfobacterales bacterium genome includes the window TTCGGATGGTAAAAAAATATCTGGGAAAAAGGGATTTGAAAACTTACTTCCTTTACTCTTTCTCGTGGCATATGCTCTATCGATCGAAAAAATTGGTTTTCCCGTTGGAACTTTTTTGTTTCTATCAACAACTTTTAGATATTTAGGATATCCAAGATGGATTGG containing:
- a CDS encoding tripartite tricarboxylate transporter TctB family protein yields the protein SDGKKISGKKGFENLLPLLFLVAYALSIEKIGFPVGTFLFLSTTFRYLGYPRWIGSCVISAIITSAIFILFTVILDVRLPAGDFLSVF